A stretch of the Dechloromonas sp. TW-R-39-2 genome encodes the following:
- a CDS encoding carbohydrate porin: MRFTPTLLLALVFSPLTQAEEIEEQWQAKGQATYIWQKSPGFQANYSGPNSLSAKHERGYTFTSGAYLGARPWQNGEVYLNVEIGQGDPLSGLTGLGGFSNGEATRVSGTKPKAYRQRLFLRQTWALDDESEFVESAFNQMAGKVAKNRFVLTAGNFSTLDIFDGNAYAKDPRTQFLNWSNMASAAYDYAADARGFGWGFAGEWYQDEWVLRFGRMTGPKEPNGSVMDYRIMHHYGDQIEIEHSHTIAERPGKIRLLAFRNRALLGTYRDASNWLDSHPGGDAKAISYVRNSDQTKYGFGINLEQSLSENLGMFLRAMHADGATETYAFTEADASFATGISLKGAAWARPDDTFGLSWARNSLSNDRRSYLTKGGISFFIGDGGLNYRPENILETYYSWKVVSGLWLSADYQRIANPAYNADRGPANIGSLRFHAEF; encoded by the coding sequence ATGCGTTTCACGCCCACCCTCCTGCTCGCTCTTGTTTTTTCTCCGCTGACCCAGGCCGAAGAAATTGAAGAACAATGGCAAGCCAAAGGCCAAGCCACTTACATCTGGCAAAAATCCCCCGGATTCCAAGCCAACTACAGCGGGCCGAACAGTCTTTCCGCAAAGCATGAACGCGGCTATACCTTCACTTCCGGTGCCTATCTCGGGGCACGGCCGTGGCAGAACGGTGAGGTTTATCTCAACGTCGAGATCGGCCAGGGCGACCCGCTCTCCGGCCTGACCGGGCTGGGCGGCTTCAGCAATGGCGAAGCAACCCGCGTTTCCGGGACCAAGCCCAAAGCCTATCGGCAGCGACTTTTCCTGCGCCAGACATGGGCACTGGACGATGAATCGGAGTTCGTCGAGTCAGCCTTCAACCAGATGGCAGGCAAGGTTGCCAAAAACCGTTTTGTCCTGACAGCCGGCAACTTTTCTACGCTCGACATTTTCGATGGCAATGCCTACGCCAAAGACCCGCGCACCCAGTTTCTCAACTGGAGCAACATGGCCAGTGCCGCCTATGACTATGCCGCCGATGCCCGCGGTTTTGGCTGGGGCTTTGCCGGGGAGTGGTACCAGGATGAATGGGTACTGCGCTTTGGCCGGATGACGGGGCCGAAGGAGCCGAACGGGTCGGTCATGGACTATCGCATCATGCACCACTACGGCGACCAGATCGAAATCGAACACAGCCACACGATCGCCGAGCGGCCGGGGAAAATCCGCCTGCTGGCCTTCCGCAACCGTGCCCTGCTCGGCACTTACCGTGATGCCAGCAACTGGCTGGACAGCCATCCGGGAGGCGATGCCAAGGCCATCTCCTATGTCCGCAACAGCGACCAAACCAAGTACGGCTTCGGGATCAACCTCGAACAATCGCTGAGCGAGAATCTCGGCATGTTCCTGCGTGCCATGCATGCGGATGGAGCGACCGAAACCTATGCCTTCACCGAGGCCGATGCCTCGTTTGCGACGGGGATCTCGCTCAAGGGTGCCGCCTGGGCCCGCCCGGATGACACCTTCGGCTTGTCCTGGGCGCGCAACTCACTGTCCAACGACCGCCGCAGCTACCTGACCAAAGGCGGCATCTCGTTCTTCATCGGCGATGGCGGGCTGAATTACCGGCCGGAAAATATCCTTGAAACCTATTACAGCTGGAAAGTCGTTTCCGGCCTGTGGTTGAGCGCCGATTACCAGCGCATCGCCAATCCGGCCTACAACGCCGATCGCGGTCCGGCCAACATCGGATCGCTGCGCTTCCACGCTGAATTCTGA
- a CDS encoding glycosyltransferase family 1 protein, with product MKLHIVFVTETFAPEINGVAMTVGHLVDGLRQNGHRVSLVRPAQGKDDVAGPDECIVGGLPLPGYPGLRFGLPAQRRLRQSWRELRPDVVHVVTEGPLGWSAVNAARRLKIPVTSGFHTNFDRYSAHYGLGWLRPAVAAYLRMLHRRTLATMVPTEALAAELAGEGIAGVRVVGRGVDTELFDPARRNAGLRRSWAVPERGLACLYVGRMAPEKNLALVEQAFAAIRARCPEARMIWVGDGPSRGGLEKAHPMHHFAGLRTGSDLAEHYASADLFLFPSLTETYGNVVAEAMASGLPVLAYRSAAAAELIGGGNAGLTVTPGDESAYVAAALDLLDAPEQLDEMGQRARQAMLSRSWSNVVASFERVVYDALDQNSAWKRSDPMLAGPRSAL from the coding sequence GTGAAATTGCATATTGTGTTTGTCACGGAAACCTTCGCCCCGGAAATCAATGGCGTAGCCATGACGGTCGGGCACCTGGTCGATGGCTTGCGCCAGAACGGTCACCGGGTCAGTCTTGTTCGTCCGGCACAGGGCAAGGATGATGTCGCCGGGCCGGACGAATGCATCGTCGGCGGCTTGCCCTTGCCGGGTTACCCCGGTTTGCGCTTCGGCTTGCCGGCGCAGCGGCGGTTGCGCCAAAGTTGGCGCGAACTTCGCCCGGATGTCGTCCATGTCGTGACGGAAGGGCCGTTGGGCTGGTCTGCGGTCAACGCGGCAAGACGCCTGAAAATTCCAGTGACTTCCGGTTTTCATACCAATTTCGACCGCTATAGCGCTCACTACGGGTTGGGCTGGCTACGACCGGCGGTGGCCGCTTATTTGAGAATGCTGCATCGCCGCACGCTGGCCACGATGGTGCCGACCGAGGCGCTGGCAGCCGAATTGGCTGGCGAAGGGATTGCCGGCGTGCGAGTTGTCGGGCGTGGCGTCGATACCGAATTGTTCGATCCTGCCCGGCGCAATGCCGGCTTGCGTCGGAGCTGGGCTGTACCTGAGCGCGGGCTGGCCTGCCTTTACGTCGGACGAATGGCGCCGGAAAAGAATCTTGCCTTGGTCGAGCAAGCTTTTGCCGCAATTCGTGCCCGTTGCCCCGAAGCTCGCATGATCTGGGTCGGCGATGGACCGTCGCGCGGCGGGTTGGAAAAGGCGCATCCGATGCATCATTTTGCCGGCCTGCGGACCGGTAGCGATCTGGCTGAACACTATGCGAGCGCCGATCTTTTTCTTTTTCCCAGCCTGACTGAAACCTACGGCAATGTCGTTGCCGAGGCCATGGCCAGCGGCCTGCCGGTGCTGGCCTATCGCAGTGCCGCGGCCGCCGAGTTGATCGGGGGCGGCAATGCCGGGCTGACCGTCACGCCGGGCGACGAGTCGGCCTATGTGGCGGCGGCGCTTGATTTACTCGATGCGCCGGAGCAACTGGATGAAATGGGCCAGCGGGCGCGACAGGCAATGCTGTCGCGCAGTTGGTCGAATGTCGTGGCCAGTTTCGAACGTGTCGTTTATGACGCGCTGGATCAGAATTCAGCGTGGAAGCGCAGCGATCCGATGTTGGCCGGACCGCGATCGGCGTTGTAG
- a CDS encoding diacylglycerol kinase, translating to MSDSNPDPLGLDPANESPFKGKTGLRRVWNAFNYSIAGLKAAYLCEDAFRQEVRLAVFLFPLAFLLPVPWLGRGLMLASLLFVLVVELLNSAIEAVVDRVSLENHRLAKRAKDIGSAAVLVSLLNVLVVWACVLKEVPW from the coding sequence ATGTCCGATTCGAATCCTGACCCCCTTGGCCTTGATCCGGCCAATGAGTCGCCTTTCAAAGGCAAGACCGGTTTGCGCCGGGTGTGGAATGCCTTCAATTATTCAATCGCCGGTCTGAAGGCAGCCTACCTGTGCGAAGACGCTTTTCGCCAGGAGGTTCGTCTGGCGGTGTTTCTTTTTCCGCTGGCTTTTCTCTTGCCGGTCCCCTGGCTGGGGCGTGGCTTGATGCTGGCCAGCTTGCTTTTTGTGTTGGTGGTGGAGTTGCTCAATTCGGCGATCGAAGCTGTTGTCGACCGCGTCAGTCTTGAAAATCATCGTCTGGCCAAGCGTGCCAAGGATATCGGCAGTGCTGCCGTGCTGGTCTCCTTGCTCAATGTGCTGGTGGTTTGGGCTTGTGTGCTGAAAGAGGTGCCCTGGTGA
- a CDS encoding glycosyltransferase has product MRVLMVSDVYFPRVNGVSTSIETFRRTLCGLGVDVRLVVPRYGDEAEQEGIIRVAGRSIPGDREDRLVGWRAMHRSVLEAAVDCDLIHVQTPFVAHYAGLKAARQLGLPVVATYHTLFEEYLQHYASFLPAGWLRRQARAFSRRQCNALDSVVVPSTAMQQRLQEYGVTVPLQVLPTGIPTGQFAQGDGAAFRYKYGILSTRPMALFVGRVAHEKNIGFLLDALVHARALRPDILLVIAGEGPAMDDLKARVKSLGLRDSVRFIGYLDRAQALPDCYAAADAFVFASRTETQGLVLLEAMAAGVPVIALADMGTIDILAPGRGALSPPPEPKAFGEVLGHYLNSPSTWSHLRQDAPIYAEEWSDNAMAARLAALYRQLAGRKIEQESPLTAAA; this is encoded by the coding sequence ATGCGTGTCCTGATGGTGTCCGATGTCTATTTTCCGCGGGTCAACGGGGTGTCGACCTCGATCGAAACCTTTCGCCGTACATTGTGCGGGCTGGGCGTCGATGTTCGCCTGGTCGTGCCGCGCTATGGCGATGAGGCCGAGCAGGAAGGGATCATCCGCGTTGCCGGCCGTTCGATCCCCGGTGACCGGGAGGATCGGCTGGTCGGCTGGCGGGCGATGCATCGCAGCGTACTTGAAGCGGCGGTGGATTGTGATCTGATCCATGTCCAGACGCCTTTCGTCGCCCACTATGCCGGCCTGAAAGCTGCGCGCCAGCTTGGTTTGCCGGTCGTGGCAACCTATCACACGCTGTTCGAGGAATATCTCCAGCACTATGCATCTTTCCTGCCTGCCGGCTGGTTGCGCCGGCAGGCACGCGCCTTCTCGCGTCGCCAGTGCAATGCGCTGGACAGTGTCGTCGTGCCATCAACGGCGATGCAGCAGCGCTTGCAGGAATACGGCGTGACCGTACCCTTGCAAGTGCTGCCGACCGGTATTCCGACCGGCCAGTTTGCCCAAGGGGATGGTGCGGCCTTCCGCTACAAGTACGGGATCTTGTCGACCCGGCCGATGGCACTTTTCGTCGGGCGCGTGGCGCATGAGAAAAATATCGGTTTTCTGCTCGATGCGCTGGTTCATGCCCGTGCCCTGCGGCCAGACATCTTGCTGGTCATTGCCGGCGAAGGTCCGGCGATGGATGACCTCAAAGCCCGGGTCAAGTCACTGGGTTTGCGCGATTCGGTCCGTTTCATCGGTTATCTCGACCGGGCGCAGGCTTTGCCGGATTGCTATGCAGCCGCCGATGCCTTCGTTTTTGCTTCACGAACCGAAACGCAGGGGCTGGTTCTGCTCGAAGCGATGGCGGCGGGCGTGCCGGTCATTGCGCTGGCCGATATGGGAACCATCGATATTCTTGCGCCGGGGCGGGGCGCGCTGTCGCCACCTCCGGAGCCAAAGGCTTTTGGCGAGGTCTTGGGGCACTACCTGAATAGCCCATCGACCTGGTCGCATCTGCGCCAGGACGCCCCCATTTATGCCGAAGAGTGGTCGGATAACGCGATGGCCGCACGATTGGCGGCACTTTATCGCCAGTTGGCAGGACGCAAAATCGAGCAGGAAAGTCCGTTGACCGCAGCAGCCTGA